ACGAGGAAGCGGCCGACCTGCGTCGAGCCTGTGCCGGTGAATCGACCGGCACCGTCGACTAAGCGGCCGCACGACAGCCCTCCCTCCTCATCAGAACTTCTTCGGGAACTGTTTGACGATGCCGTCGCTCAGCATGTCGGCCATGCGCAGAATCTGCTCGTGCACCTTCTCGTAATCGGCGATGTCGGCCTCGAAGTCACCCTTCAGCCGGTCCTGCACCTCGGCCGTCGTGAGATTGAGGTGCTCGTGCATCATCTGCTGCATGTCGGCGGCGGGCCAGGCCGTGGGATTCGCCCCGCTCAGGAAAGCGGCAATCTGATCGGCATTGGCGACCCATCGCTTGTTCGCGTCCGCGACCTTGGCACTCTCGGACGCCTTGGCGGCGGTGACCAGCTCGGCGGCCAGCGTGATGTGCTCTTTCAACAGGGCCGTGAGCTTGTCACCCGCCTCGTTCCCGTAATAGGGCTTGATGGCATTGCCGATGTCGACTTGGTTCTGCAGCAGCCGGTTGGTGGTCGCCTGCTTGTCGGGCAGATCGGCTGCGGCGCTGACGATGAACAGCCTCGTCCAGGTGATGTGGTCCTCCCACAGCTTGCGCATGGCGTCATGCAGGTCGCTCCTGGCATTCTTCTTTTGCTGTCCCGGCGCCTGGGCCGGCTTCTGCGTCGCGGGCGAGACACTGCCGATCGGGAGCAGGCAGGCGAGGATCGCGAGTATCAGACTGGCCTTGATTCGATGGGTCATGGGGTCGCTCCTGGAGACTGCCGGGCCGGCCTCCTTCTCAGGATCGTTTCGGCTCACGAAACCGCTCCGGGGACGGTCCGCGAGCCTGGCCTTGTTCCTGAATACTAGAATTGGAGCGCCGAAAGGACTAGAAACGGGCACCTGGAGCGGAAAAAGAACATGGAAGAGATCCTGGGAGTAGGATGACCCCCTCCCGCTTTCCCCCGTTCCGGAGCGGGGGGCCTGGTCAGCGGTCGCCGGAGGGTGCTAGGATGCGCCCCATCGAGACCATGGCTCGTTCCTCAAACCGCTTCTGGAGGGGATTCCCATGAGAGATCTGCTCCTCGGCGCCTCCCTCTTCGCGATCGCGGCCGCTGCCGCACTCGCCATCCATCCGCCCGCGCCCCCGGCGCAACCGACTGCCGTCATCGAAGCCGCAGTCACATGCGCCGACAAGAACTGCCCGGTGAACAGCCATTGCTGTATCAGCTGCACCGGACATCCGGTCTGCCTGAAAGGCGGGGTGAAGTGCCCGGAGTGCGCTCCCCAGTAAGAATCTCCTTTGTCCGTTCCTCAACCCGACCCTGGAGGGAATTCCCATGAGAGATCTGCTCCTCGGCGCCTCCATCTTCGCCCTCGCCGCAGCCGCCGCACTCGCCATCAAGCCGCCGGCGCCCCCGCA
This genomic window from Candidatus Polarisedimenticolia bacterium contains:
- a CDS encoding glycosyltransferase — encoded protein: MTHRIKASLILAILACLLPIGSVSPATQKPAQAPGQQKKNARSDLHDAMRKLWEDHITWTRLFIVSAAADLPDKQATTNRLLQNQVDIGNAIKPYYGNEAGDKLTALLKEHITLAAELVTAAKASESAKVADANKRWVANADQIAAFLSGANPTAWPAADMQQMMHEHLNLTTAEVQDRLKGDFEADIADYEKVHEQILRMADMLSDGIVKQFPKKF